From the Erythrolamprus reginae isolate rEryReg1 chromosome Z, rEryReg1.hap1, whole genome shotgun sequence genome, one window contains:
- the PTTG1IP2 gene encoding LOW QUALITY PROTEIN: PTTG1IP family member 2 (The sequence of the model RefSeq protein was modified relative to this genomic sequence to represent the inferred CDS: deleted 2 bases in 1 codon), with product MGAGERTSVRLLGFALGDLTGDLTAVTMACWQRLCILAAVCALLCRCPTMGVDTVSTVSPSPTSAPSCSHFTGMQCEACTKYTTCLWCSENSTCMDYPVNKILPPSSSCSLTKSYWAICWASLEAIVIAIGVVVGILLVFIICCCCYCCRRCRWRSVRRIDEEEETFIGDREEKRLQHAQRRHERKVKYDELRRKYGVNSPKNVCDEQDKENTSAGLLQDSDHPYSRYENE from the exons ATGGGAGCAGGTGAGCGGACGAGTGTGCGTCTTCTCGGCTTTGCTTTGGGTGACCTGACG GGTGACCTGACGGCGGTGACCATGGCCTGCTGGCAGCGTCTCTGCATTCTGGCCGCCGTGTGCGCCTTGCTGTGCCGCTGCCCGACGATGGGAGTGGACACGGTGTCCACCGTGTCCCCTTCGCCGACTTCTGCTCCGT catgTTCTCATTTTACTGGAATGCAATGTGAAGCATGTACAAAATATACCACA TGTCTTTGGTGCAGTGAAAATTCTACTTGTATGGATTATCCTGTAAACAAAATCCTGCCACCATCGTCATCGTGTTCACTTACAAAATCATACTGGGCAATATGTTGGG CAAGCTTGGAAGCAATCGTCATTGCTATAGGTGTTGTAGTTGGCATCCTTCTGGTGTTCATCATTTGTTGCTGCTGTTATTGTTGCCGCAGATGTCGCTGGCGCTCCGTAAG GAGAATTGATGAAGAAGAGGAAACATTTATTGGTGACCGGGAAGAAAAACGACTGCAACACGCTCAACG GAGACATGAAAGAAAAGTGAAATATGATGAGCTACGCAGAAAATATG GTGTCAACAGCCCCAAAAATGTTTGTGATGAGCAAGACAAAGAAAATACTAGTGCAG gtCTGCTCCAGGATTCCGACCATCCCTATAGCAGATATGAAAACGAATGA